The following coding sequences lie in one Maylandia zebra isolate NMK-2024a linkage group LG14, Mzebra_GT3a, whole genome shotgun sequence genomic window:
- the LOC101473916 gene encoding extracellular calcium-sensing receptor-like, with translation MSSSLFPSSCQLQGQFNLNRMQKSGDVILGGLFPVHFFSSIPDLSFTSQPQQPSCHGFYVQGFRQAQTMAFAIDEINNNSSLLPNVTLGYTLYDNCVELGIGFRGAFSLVSGQEEQIILHSTCVGNPPVVGIVGDSSSTRSIAISSILGLYRVPMVSYFATCSCLSDRQKYPSFFRTIPSDAFQVRAMIQILKYFGWTWAGLLITDDDYGLHAARSLQSELSVSGEGCLAYIEVLPWDKDTDELRRIVNVMKKSTARVVIAFVHESHMINLIEEVAKQNVTGLQWLASEGWTATAAVLQTTKFMPYLCGTLGIAIRRGEITGLREFLLKIRPDLHHNTNYGNSMVNEFWEFTFQCRFAPAPAGWLEGGGALCTGQEDLENLNTEFLDISNLRPEYNVYKAVYALAYSLDDMLRCKPGRGPFSGHSCATLQSLEPWELLYYLERVNFTTPFGDQVSFDKNGDVVPIYDVMNWLWLPDGSTEVHNVGEVKGSAFKGEEILLDEDKIFWNFNSKKPVQSVCSESCPPGTHMVRRKGEPKCCFDCIPCSEGKINNKGNSLECTSCPEDFWSNPQRDHCVPKKTEFLSYHEPLGICLTATSLLGTCTCAVVLGIFFYHHRTPIIRANNSELSFQLLLSLKLCFLCSLLFIGRPRLWTCQLRHAAFGISFVLCVSCILVKTMVVLAVFKASKPGGVTSLKWFGAMQQRGTVLCLTSIQAAICTTWLVSASPTPHKNTQYQNDKIVYECAFGSAVGFAVLLGYIGVLAFLSFLIAFLARNLPDSFNEAKLITFSMLIFCAVWVAFVPVYISSPGNYADAVEVFAILASSFGLLITLFGPKCYIIIMRPELNTKKSIMGRGSES, from the exons tttctATGTTCAGGGGTTTAGGCAAGCACAAACCATGGCTTTTGCAATTGATGAGATCAACAACAACTCCAGCTTGCTACCTAATGTGACGTTGGGATACACCCTTTATGATAATTGCGTTGAACTTGGAATTGGATTCCGTGGAGCATTTTCATTAGTCAGTGGTCAAGAGGAACAGATTATATTACACAGTACATGTGTTGGAAATCCTCCAGTTGTAGGGATTGTGGGTGATTCTTCCTCTACACGTTCTATTGCTATCTCCAGCATCTTAGGTTTGTACAGAGTACCCATG GTGAGTTATTTTGCCACATGTTCCTGTTTGAGTGACCGTCAAAAGTATCCATCCTTCTTTAGGACGATCCCAAGTGATGCTTTCCAG GTACGTGCAATGATTCAGATTCTAAAATATTTTGGCTGGACTTGGGCAGGTCTGCTCATCACTGATGATGATTATGGACTTCATGCAGCCAGATCCTTACAATCTGAGCTGAGTGTGTCTGGAGAAGGTTGCCTTGCCTACATTGAGGTTTTACCTTGGGACAAAGACACTGATGAACTCAGGAGGATTGTGAATGTGATGAAAAAATCAACAGCTCGTGTGGTCATTGCATTTGTACACGAGAGTCACATGATAAACCTTATAGAAGAG GTAGCCAAGCAGAATGTAACAGGTCTACAGTGGTTGGCCAGTGAAGGTTGGACAGCAACAGCTGCTGTGCTTCAAACAACTAAGTTCATGCCATACCTGTGTGGTACATTGGGCATTGCTATTCGTCGAGGAGAAATAACAGGGCTCAGGGAATTCCTATTAAAAATACGTCCTGACCTACATCACAATACTAACTATGGAAATAGCATG GTGAATGAGTTTTGGGAATTTACATTTCAGTGTAGATTTGCTCCAGCTCCAGCAGGTTGGCTGGAAGGTGGAGGTGCACTATGCACTGGACAGGAAGATCTAGAAAATTTGAACACTGAGTTCTTGGACATTTCCAACCTCCGGCCTGAGTACAATGTATACAAAGCTGTTTATGCCCTGGCATATTCCCTTGATGACATGCTGCGATGCAAGCCAGGAAGAGGGCCTTTCAGTGGGCACAGCTGTGCCACTCTGCAATCACTTGAGCCATGGGAG CTTCTTTATTACTTGGAAAGGGTAAACTTCACCACTCCATTCGGTGATCAAGTGTCATTTGATAAAAATGGTGATGTTGTGCCAATTTACGATGTGATGAACTGGTTGTGGCTCCCTGATGGAAGCACTGAAGTTCATAATGTGGGTGAGGTTAAGGGGTCAGCTTTCAAAGGTGAAGAAATCTTACTTGATGAAGACAAAATCTTCTGGAACTTTAATTCCAAAAAG CCAGTTCAATCGGTATGCAGTGAGAGCTGTCCACCTGGTACCCACATGGTGAGAAGGAAGGGGGAACCTAAATGCTGTTTTGACTGCATCCCTTGTTCTGAGGGAAAAATCAATAACAAAGGCA ACTCCTTGGAATGCACCAGTTGTCCAGAGGATTTTTGGTCAAACCCCCAGCGTGACCACTGTGTTCCAAAGAAGACAGAGTTTCTGTCCTACCATGAGCCTTTGGGTATTTGTTTGACAGCAACCTCACTGCTGGGCACATGTACATGTGCTGTTGTTCTAGGGATCTTTTTCTACCATCACAGAACACCTATAATACGTGCAAACAATTCAGAACTTAGTTTCCAGCTATTGCTGTCACTCAAGTTATGCTTTCTTTGTTCACTGCTGTTCATTGGGCGACCCAGGCTGTGGACATGCCAACTCAGACATGCAGCATTTGGGATCAGCTTTGTGCTGTGTGTCTCATGCATCCTGGTAAAAACCATGGTTGTTCTGGCTGTTTTCAAAGCCTCCAAGCCAGGAGGGGTAACCAGTCTGAAGTGGTTTGGTGCTATGCAGCAGAGAGGAACAGTTCTGTGCCTTACATCTATTCAAGCAGCCATCTGCACTACCTGGCTTGTTTCTGCTTCTCCAACTCCACATAAAAACACCCAATACCAAAATGATAAGATTGTTTATGAGTGTGCATTTGGGTCAGCTGTGGGTTTTGCAGTGTTATTGGGTTATATTGGTGTTCTAGCTTTCCTCAGTTTTCTAATTGCATTCCTGGCAAGGAACCTCCCTGATAGTTTTAATGAGGCCAAGCTCATCACATTCAGCATGCTGATCTTCTGTGCTGTGTGGGTGGCCTTTGTTCCTGTCTATATCAGCTCACCAGGAAATTATGCAGATGCAGTGGAGGTATTTGCTATCCTGGCCTCAAGTTTTGGACTCTTGATCACACTGTTTGGACCCAAATgttacataataataatgagaCCCGAATTGAACACAAAAAAGTCTATAATGGGTCGTGGCAGTGAGTCTTAA